In the genome of Tannockella kyphosi, one region contains:
- a CDS encoding TIGR00282 family metallophosphoesterase: MKILFIGDVMSSIGRDMVEDYLYRIKQQYQIDFVIANVENASHGKGLLKKHYEFFVFQGVQAMTMGNHTFDKKEIFDYIDEANRLIVPMNQPRALPGTKSRVFDCLGKKIRITSVLGSAFMDTRNGSPFEMIDDYLDLEHDIHIIDYHGEATSEKVVFAHYVKDKVQAVLGTHTHVQTADEKIIDGKCAFISDVGMTGPYRSAIGCDIDSVITRMKGFHAPFIIAESSGQLCAVVLTFEDNKVVDIERIMINEDHSF; encoded by the coding sequence ATGAAAATATTATTTATAGGTGATGTAATGTCTTCTATTGGTAGAGACATGGTAGAAGATTATTTATATCGTATAAAACAACAGTATCAAATTGATTTTGTTATTGCAAATGTGGAAAATGCAAGTCATGGAAAAGGGCTTTTAAAGAAACATTATGAATTCTTTGTTTTTCAAGGTGTTCAAGCTATGACAATGGGAAACCATACTTTTGATAAAAAAGAAATTTTTGATTATATCGATGAAGCAAATCGTTTGATTGTTCCCATGAATCAACCTCGTGCCCTGCCTGGTACAAAATCAAGAGTGTTTGATTGTTTAGGTAAAAAAATTCGTATTACTAGTGTATTAGGTAGTGCTTTTATGGATACACGTAATGGTAGTCCTTTTGAAATGATCGATGATTATTTAGATTTAGAACATGATATTCATATTATTGATTATCATGGAGAAGCGACAAGTGAAAAGGTAGTATTTGCTCACTATGTTAAAGATAAAGTACAAGCAGTATTAGGGACTCATACTCATGTCCAAACTGCAGATGAAAAGATTATTGATGGAAAATGTGCCTTTATTAGTGATGTAGGAATGACAGGTCCTTATCGTTCAGCAATAGGATGTGATATTGATAGTGTTATTACACGTATGAAAGGATTTCATGCTCCTTTTATAATTGCAGAAAGTAGCGGACAATTATGTGCAGTTGTTTTAACTTTTGAAGACAACAAAGTAGTAGATATAGAAAGAATTATGATTAACGAAGACCACTCTTTTTAA
- a CDS encoding manganese catalase family protein → MWVYEKRLQFPVNITKPNAKAATFICSQLGGPDGELNAAIRYLSQRYTMPWPELQALLTDIATEELGHVEMISAILYQLTRGLSKEEVKASGFDTYFVDHTFGIYPQAASGMPFTSEGMQSTGDPIADLVEDMAAEQKARVTYDNILALVDDEEIKAPIRFLREREIVHFQRFAEALEIVKSKLNKDNYYYCNPELNCDLPREESLLDYSSSIQL, encoded by the coding sequence ATGTGGGTGTATGAAAAAAGATTACAGTTTCCTGTAAATATTACGAAACCAAATGCTAAAGCAGCTACTTTTATATGTTCTCAATTAGGTGGCCCTGATGGGGAATTAAATGCTGCAATCCGTTATCTAAGTCAACGTTATACGATGCCTTGGCCTGAATTACAAGCTTTATTGACGGATATAGCGACAGAGGAATTAGGTCATGTTGAAATGATTTCAGCAATTTTATATCAACTTACTCGAGGATTGTCTAAAGAAGAAGTGAAAGCAAGTGGCTTTGATACTTACTTTGTAGATCATACTTTTGGGATATATCCTCAAGCTGCTTCAGGGATGCCTTTTACAAGTGAAGGAATGCAATCTACTGGTGATCCTATCGCTGATTTAGTGGAAGATATGGCTGCTGAACAAAAAGCTAGGGTTACTTATGATAATATCTTAGCTTTAGTGGATGACGAAGAGATTAAGGCTCCCATTCGTTTTTTAAGAGAACGAGAAATTGTCCATTTCCAACGTTTTGCAGAGGCTTTAGAAATAGTGAAAAGTAAATTAAATAAAGATAATTATTATTACTGTAATCCTGAATTAAATTGTGATTTACCTAGAGAAGAATCTTTATTAGATTATTCTTCTAGCATTCAATTATAA
- a CDS encoding spore coat associated protein CotJA yields MNNTQLTISSIEMQKFQKIYALKKAFGIGTIFQELDKPWSEKGW; encoded by the coding sequence ATGAATAATACACAATTAACCATTTCTTCAATAGAAATGCAAAAATTCCAAAAAATATATGCTTTAAAAAAAGCTTTTGGAATTGGAACTATTTTTCAAGAATTAGACAAACCTTGGAGTGAAAAAGGATGGTAA
- a CDS encoding Ppx/GppA phosphatase family protein — MISAVIDIGSNTIRMSIYKYVNNEMTILVTKKEMVGLIKYVKDKQMMEQGINRACEVLRVYKEIIDNFDIQDVHAFATASLRNILNSEDVIAIIKERTDLDVTIISSSQEASLEFIGASKNVFHQTGVLVDIGGGSTEIVLFNEGKIEKAISMPIGSLNMYTKYVKDILPTKKESKQIKKEVLEKLEKHFNKDDLSKYPIVCGVGGSIRATSKLYNDCYGLSNGNHQMNYQKMKDMYQVLSSSSKKTLHKLLDIVPERCKTILVGMLIFKTIVKYFKCDEIVVSKYGVREGYFYEKVVK; from the coding sequence ATGATAAGTGCAGTAATTGATATTGGATCGAATACGATTCGTATGAGTATATATAAATATGTTAACAATGAAATGACTATTTTAGTAACAAAAAAAGAAATGGTTGGTTTGATAAAATATGTAAAAGATAAACAAATGATGGAACAAGGAATAAATCGTGCTTGTGAAGTGTTACGTGTTTATAAAGAAATAATAGATAACTTTGATATTCAAGATGTCCATGCTTTTGCAACTGCATCTTTAAGGAATATATTGAATAGTGAGGATGTAATCGCTATAATAAAAGAAAGAACAGACTTAGATGTTACGATTATTTCTTCTAGTCAAGAGGCTAGCTTAGAGTTTATCGGTGCTTCTAAAAATGTTTTTCATCAAACAGGAGTTTTAGTAGATATTGGTGGAGGTTCTACTGAAATAGTTTTATTTAATGAAGGTAAAATAGAAAAGGCTATTTCTATGCCAATTGGTTCATTGAATATGTATACCAAGTATGTAAAAGATATTTTACCAACAAAAAAAGAATCAAAACAAATAAAAAAAGAAGTATTAGAAAAATTAGAGAAACATTTTAATAAGGATGATTTATCAAAATATCCTATTGTTTGTGGTGTTGGTGGTTCTATTCGTGCTACTAGTAAACTATATAATGATTGTTATGGTTTATCAAATGGAAACCATCAAATGAATTATCAAAAGATGAAAGATATGTATCAAGTTTTGAGCAGTTCTTCTAAAAAAACATTACATAAATTATTGGATATTGTTCCTGAACGTTGTAAAACTATTTTAGTAGGGATGTTAATCTTTAAAACAATTGTAAAGTATTTTAAATGTGATGAGATTGTGGTTAGTAAATATGGTGTTCGTGAAGGTTATTTTTATGAAAAGGTGGTCAAGTAA
- the rny gene encoding ribonuclease Y codes for MESFDIISIFTYILAIAAGFLLYLGLTKLKIRKAKVSAEGIIEDANAKADTIIKEAILDAKTHAYEFKLESEKQLKVHKNEINELENALSQREKLIDRRDIAVQGKEENIAQKVKQLEEKEKNLGKLETQLQEKIDAKVGELEKIAAMSAKEAKEELFKQVEQQIAAEMTGYIKEQEDEAKSKATMLARDIIANAINRYAQEETVERTVSVVALPSEEMKGRIIGREGRNIKAIEQATGVDLIIDDTPEAITLSCFDPIRREVARISLETLIRDGRIQPGRIEEVVTKTRAELDEVIRKTGEDAAFELGISRLDSGIIKHLGKLKYRTSYGQNALQHSLEVGHLAGFMAAELGLNQQLARRAGLLHDIGKAMDREKEGSHVELGAKYAKKHGENATVINAIESHHGDVPATSVISILVAAADTLSAARPGSRSETIENYIQRLEKLEEIAKSFDGVDKVFAIQAGREIRIVVKPDKIDDVRSHQIAREIKDKIEAELTYPGNIKVTVIREVRASEIAK; via the coding sequence ATGGAAAGTTTTGATATTATCTCTATATTTACCTATATCTTAGCAATAGCTGCCGGTTTTTTACTATACTTAGGTTTAACTAAACTAAAAATTAGAAAAGCAAAAGTAAGTGCTGAAGGAATCATTGAAGATGCAAATGCAAAAGCAGATACAATCATTAAAGAAGCAATTTTAGACGCGAAAACTCATGCATATGAATTTAAATTAGAATCAGAAAAACAATTAAAAGTTCATAAAAATGAAATTAATGAATTAGAAAATGCACTATCACAACGTGAAAAATTAATTGATCGTCGTGACATTGCAGTACAAGGGAAAGAAGAAAATATCGCGCAAAAAGTAAAACAGTTAGAAGAAAAAGAGAAAAATTTAGGAAAATTAGAGACGCAGTTACAAGAAAAAATTGATGCAAAAGTAGGGGAATTAGAAAAAATTGCTGCTATGTCAGCAAAAGAAGCAAAAGAAGAATTATTCAAACAAGTAGAACAACAAATTGCTGCTGAAATGACAGGGTATATTAAAGAACAAGAAGATGAAGCGAAATCAAAAGCTACTATGCTTGCCAGAGATATTATCGCAAATGCGATAAATCGATATGCTCAAGAAGAAACAGTAGAAAGAACAGTTAGTGTTGTAGCTCTTCCTAGTGAAGAAATGAAAGGTCGTATTATTGGTCGTGAAGGACGTAATATTAAAGCAATCGAACAAGCAACAGGTGTTGATTTAATTATTGATGATACACCAGAAGCAATTACACTTTCATGTTTTGATCCAATTCGTCGTGAGGTTGCTCGTATTTCATTAGAAACATTAATTCGTGATGGAAGAATTCAACCAGGTAGAATTGAAGAAGTAGTTACAAAAACAAGAGCTGAATTAGATGAAGTAATTCGTAAAACAGGAGAAGATGCTGCATTTGAATTAGGTATTTCTCGACTAGATAGTGGAATTATCAAACATTTAGGTAAGTTAAAATATCGTACTAGTTATGGTCAAAATGCATTACAACATTCTTTGGAAGTTGGACATTTAGCAGGATTTATGGCTGCTGAATTGGGGTTAAATCAACAATTAGCTAGAAGAGCTGGTTTATTGCATGACATCGGAAAAGCAATGGACCGTGAAAAAGAAGGTAGTCATGTGGAACTTGGTGCTAAGTATGCTAAGAAACATGGTGAAAATGCGACAGTTATTAACGCTATTGAATCGCATCATGGTGATGTTCCTGCAACAAGTGTTATTTCTATCTTAGTTGCTGCTGCAGATACTTTATCTGCTGCAAGACCAGGAAGTCGTAGCGAAACGATTGAAAACTATATTCAACGTTTAGAAAAATTAGAAGAAATTGCAAAATCATTTGATGGTGTTGATAAAGTATTTGCTATTCAAGCGGGTAGAGAAATACGTATTGTTGTAAAACCTGATAAGATTGATGATGTTCGTTCTCATCAAATTGCAAGAGAAATAAAAGATAAAATCGAAGCCGAATTAACATATCCTGGAAATATCAAGGTAACAGTTATTCGTGAAGTTCGTGCTAGCGAAATCGCAAAATAA
- the ppk1 gene encoding polyphosphate kinase 1, whose translation MESYEYSQNRELSWLKFNERVLDEASDESVPLFERLKFISIFGSNLDEFYMIRVGGLAHSMDLRESIIDNKTGWTPKQQLDAIYKKSEDLYKKRDKIYRNLREQFFMEGVAFSSYKHLIKSEKTYIKDYFYHSILPLLSPQIIDLSHPLPHFPNKTINIILELKKGDKKHFGLIPIPARAKRLIFLRSGFKCLFVEHIVYEMASELFPGYSIEDKAIIRITRNADIHYDYDYFEEIDYRDSMKKLLKKRNNLMPVRLEVSASKSSSVVEFMQKQLSISSRQTFFVKTPLDMSYVFDLPTKFTKNQKEKFCYLAYQPQVSSELQGVRSLTRYVRQKDVLLHYPYESMDPFVSLIEEAANDKSVISIKMTIYRLANDAKIVEHLCTAANNGKDVIVVMELRARFDEQNNIDFSRELEDAGCKIFYGLEDYKVHSKICLITYQHKDKISFITQIGTGNYNEKTAKLYTDLSLITANQEIGIDGDMFFKNLLVSNIAGQYTHLLVAPTGLRETILLKIDEQIEIANEGKEARIIMKVNGLTDVSIIEKLEEASNAGVNITLIVRGVCCIVPGIKGHTENIQIRSIIGKYLEHHRIYIFGAEANMQMYISSADIMSRNLRKRVEIACPILDKNIQKQLWNIVETIVSDNRKAWVLGDDKTYSKNKIQKEYDSQLIFEQIAIKQSHTNPSLKIAIKKLFKKKR comes from the coding sequence ATGGAAAGTTACGAATATAGTCAAAATAGAGAATTATCATGGTTAAAGTTTAATGAAAGAGTATTAGATGAAGCAAGTGATGAAAGTGTTCCCTTGTTTGAAAGATTAAAGTTTATTTCTATATTTGGGAGTAATCTTGATGAATTTTATATGATTCGTGTTGGTGGTTTAGCGCATTCTATGGATTTACGTGAGTCAATTATAGATAATAAAACGGGATGGACACCAAAACAACAATTAGATGCTATTTATAAAAAAAGTGAAGATCTTTATAAAAAAAGAGATAAAATCTATCGAAATCTAAGAGAACAATTCTTTATGGAAGGAGTAGCTTTTAGTTCCTATAAACATTTAATTAAATCAGAAAAAACATATATTAAAGATTATTTTTATCATTCTATTTTACCATTACTATCACCTCAAATTATAGACTTATCACACCCATTACCACACTTTCCAAATAAAACAATCAATATCATATTAGAACTAAAAAAAGGAGATAAGAAACATTTTGGTTTAATTCCAATTCCTGCTCGTGCCAAAAGACTAATCTTTTTAAGGAGTGGTTTCAAATGTTTATTTGTCGAACATATAGTTTATGAAATGGCTAGTGAATTATTCCCAGGCTATTCGATAGAAGATAAGGCTATTATCAGAATTACTCGTAACGCTGATATTCATTATGATTATGATTATTTTGAAGAGATAGATTATCGTGATAGTATGAAAAAATTATTGAAGAAAAGAAATAACTTGATGCCAGTTCGTTTGGAAGTATCGGCTAGTAAATCTAGTTCAGTTGTTGAATTTATGCAAAAACAGTTATCTATTTCTTCTAGACAAACTTTCTTTGTAAAGACACCATTAGATATGTCTTATGTTTTTGATTTACCGACTAAATTTACAAAAAATCAAAAAGAAAAGTTTTGTTATTTGGCTTATCAACCACAAGTATCTAGTGAACTACAAGGGGTGCGTAGTTTAACACGATATGTTCGTCAAAAAGATGTATTATTACATTATCCTTATGAAAGCATGGATCCTTTTGTATCCTTAATCGAAGAAGCTGCTAATGATAAGAGTGTGATATCAATTAAAATGACTATTTATCGACTAGCGAATGATGCAAAGATTGTAGAGCATTTATGTACTGCAGCAAACAATGGAAAAGATGTTATTGTAGTAATGGAATTACGTGCTCGTTTTGATGAACAAAATAATATTGATTTTTCTAGAGAATTGGAAGATGCTGGATGTAAAATATTTTATGGATTAGAAGATTACAAAGTACATTCTAAAATATGTTTAATTACTTACCAACATAAAGATAAAATATCATTTATTACACAAATTGGTACCGGAAATTATAATGAAAAAACTGCAAAACTATATACTGACTTATCTTTGATAACAGCAAACCAAGAAATAGGGATAGATGGTGATATGTTTTTTAAAAACTTATTAGTATCTAATATTGCAGGACAATACACCCACCTATTAGTAGCACCGACTGGATTACGTGAAACAATTTTATTAAAAATAGATGAACAAATAGAGATAGCGAATGAAGGAAAAGAAGCACGTATTATTATGAAAGTCAATGGTTTAACAGATGTTTCCATTATTGAAAAGTTAGAAGAAGCTAGTAATGCAGGTGTCAATATCACACTAATTGTAAGAGGTGTTTGTTGCATTGTTCCTGGTATCAAAGGACATACTGAAAATATTCAAATCCGTTCTATTATTGGTAAATATTTAGAACATCATCGTATTTATATTTTTGGTGCAGAAGCTAATATGCAAATGTACATTAGTAGTGCTGATATTATGTCTCGTAACTTACGTAAACGTGTTGAGATTGCTTGTCCAATATTAGATAAAAATATTCAAAAACAACTATGGAATATCGTAGAAACAATAGTAAGTGATAACCGTAAGGCTTGGGTTTTAGGAGATGATAAAACATATTCTAAAAACAAGATCCAAAAGGAATACGATAGTCAATTAATATTTGAACAAATTGCAATTAAACAAAGCCATACAAATCCATCCTTAAAAATAGCGATTAAAAAATTATTCAAGAAAAAAAGATAG
- the miaB gene encoding tRNA (N6-isopentenyl adenosine(37)-C2)-methylthiotransferase MiaB encodes MKDYSKYFNKPSLNEAKKRNKEEIHRYDDAFSIPSSMENVGNHKYYFIQTYGCQANERDTETLAGILEMMQYKPTKDIKQADFILLNTCAIRENAEEKVFGKVGYVKNLKKTNPDLLFGICGCMAQEEVVIQRILAKHPHIDIIFGTHNIHRLPEIMEQAMFDREKVIEVWSKEGDVIENTPVTRANHYKAWVNIMYGCDKFCTYCIVPYTRGKERSRLPKDIVKEVEQLVKDGYKEITLLGQNVNSYGKDLEGNYGFGELLEDIAATKIPRIRFTTSHPRDFNESMVKVIASHENIMPAIHLPVQSGNNDVLKLMGRGYTRERYLELFHHIKTYIPSATVTTDIIVGFPNETQEQYEDTLSLYQECCYDLAYTFIYSPREGTPAAKMIDNVALEDKEQRLYKLNDLVNECASKQNRRFLNETVEVLVEGTSKKDDTMLTGYTAHQKLVNFKGNMDSIGTIVKVKITEANTWALKGEAVE; translated from the coding sequence ATGAAAGACTATAGTAAATATTTTAATAAACCTTCATTAAATGAAGCTAAAAAAAGAAACAAAGAAGAAATACATCGATATGATGATGCTTTTTCTATACCTAGCAGTATGGAAAATGTTGGAAACCATAAGTATTATTTTATCCAAACCTATGGATGCCAAGCTAATGAAAGAGATACGGAAACATTGGCTGGTATTTTAGAAATGATGCAATACAAACCTACTAAAGATATTAAACAAGCAGACTTTATATTATTAAATACTTGTGCTATTCGTGAAAATGCAGAAGAAAAGGTATTTGGAAAAGTGGGTTATGTAAAAAACCTAAAGAAAACAAATCCTGATTTATTATTTGGTATTTGTGGTTGTATGGCACAAGAAGAAGTAGTAATACAGCGTATTTTAGCAAAACATCCACATATTGATATTATTTTTGGTACCCATAATATTCATCGCTTACCTGAAATCATGGAACAAGCAATGTTCGATAGAGAAAAAGTGATAGAAGTATGGTCAAAAGAAGGAGATGTTATTGAAAACACTCCTGTTACTCGAGCAAATCATTATAAAGCATGGGTAAATATTATGTATGGTTGTGATAAGTTCTGTACTTATTGTATTGTTCCATATACAAGAGGAAAAGAACGTTCAAGATTACCAAAAGATATTGTAAAAGAAGTAGAACAATTAGTAAAAGATGGTTATAAAGAAATTACGTTATTAGGACAAAATGTAAATAGTTATGGCAAAGATCTGGAAGGTAACTATGGATTTGGTGAGTTATTAGAAGATATTGCTGCTACCAAAATACCTAGAATCCGTTTTACTACTAGCCACCCAAGAGACTTTAATGAATCCATGGTAAAAGTAATTGCTAGTCATGAAAATATCATGCCAGCTATTCATTTACCAGTTCAATCAGGTAATAATGATGTATTAAAATTAATGGGTCGAGGATATACTAGAGAACGTTATTTAGAATTGTTTCATCATATTAAAACATATATCCCAAGCGCAACAGTAACAACGGATATTATTGTAGGGTTCCCAAATGAAACTCAAGAACAATATGAAGATACTTTATCATTATATCAAGAATGCTGTTATGATCTTGCATATACTTTCATTTACTCACCTCGTGAAGGAACACCGGCAGCTAAAATGATTGATAATGTTGCTTTAGAAGATAAAGAACAACGTTTATATAAATTAAATGATTTAGTAAATGAGTGTGCATCAAAACAAAACAGACGTTTCTTAAATGAAACAGTAGAAGTATTAGTGGAAGGTACTTCCAAAAAAGATGATACGATGTTAACTGGATATACTGCTCATCAAAAGCTTGTAAACTTTAAAGGAAATATGGATAGTATTGGAACAATTGTAAAAGTTAAAATTACAGAAGCAAACACTTGGGCATTAAAAGGAGAAGCAGTTGAGTAG
- a CDS encoding IMP dehydrogenase has translation MAYFFEEPSRTFNEYLLVPGYSSKECQPNAVSLKTPLVKFKKGEEPAISLNAPLVSAIMQAVSDDTMAIALAREGGVSFIYGSQSIESQSEMVRKVKNHKAGFVLSDSNLSETSTLADVLKLKQETGHSTMAVTKDGTCNGELLGIVTGRDYRISRMDANTKVTEFMTPYDKLVVAHEGTSLKEANDLIWDKKLNALPIVDDNRKLCYFVFRKDYETRKSNPNQLLDDSKRYIVGAGINTKDYATRVPALVEAGVDVLCIDSSEGFTEWQQMTIAWVRENYGDTVKIGAGNVVDEDGFRFLADAGADFIKVGIGGGSICITREQKGIGRGQATATVDVAKARDTYYQETGIYIPICSDGGIVHDYHMTLALAMGSDFIMLGRYFSRFDESPTNKVSINGQYMKEYWGEGSARARNWQRYDMGGDSKLSFEEGVDSYVPYAGSLKDNVGLTLSKIKSTMCNCGSLSIPEFQQKAKITLVSSTSIVEGGAHDVVLKESTNSSTVK, from the coding sequence ATGGCCTACTTTTTTGAAGAACCATCACGTACATTTAACGAATATTTATTGGTTCCAGGATATTCTTCGAAAGAATGTCAACCAAACGCAGTATCTTTAAAAACACCATTAGTAAAATTTAAAAAAGGGGAAGAACCTGCTATTTCTTTAAATGCCCCATTAGTATCAGCAATTATGCAAGCTGTATCTGATGATACAATGGCAATTGCTTTAGCTAGAGAAGGTGGAGTATCATTTATTTATGGTTCTCAATCTATTGAAAGCCAATCTGAAATGGTGAGAAAAGTAAAAAATCATAAAGCTGGATTTGTTTTATCAGATTCTAACTTAAGTGAAACTAGTACATTAGCTGATGTGTTAAAATTAAAACAAGAAACAGGTCATTCTACAATGGCAGTAACAAAAGATGGAACTTGTAATGGAGAATTATTAGGTATTGTAACAGGTAGAGATTATCGTATCTCAAGAATGGATGCTAATACAAAAGTAACTGAATTTATGACTCCTTATGATAAATTAGTAGTAGCTCATGAAGGTACTTCTTTAAAAGAAGCAAATGATCTAATTTGGGATAAAAAATTAAATGCATTACCAATAGTAGATGATAATCGCAAATTATGTTATTTCGTATTTAGAAAAGATTATGAAACAAGAAAATCAAACCCAAACCAATTATTAGATGATTCAAAACGTTATATAGTTGGAGCAGGGATTAATACAAAAGATTATGCAACACGAGTACCAGCTTTAGTAGAAGCTGGAGTGGATGTTTTATGCATTGATTCTAGTGAAGGATTCACAGAATGGCAACAAATGACTATTGCATGGGTTCGTGAAAATTATGGAGATACAGTAAAAATCGGAGCTGGGAATGTAGTAGATGAAGATGGATTTAGATTCTTAGCAGATGCTGGTGCTGACTTTATTAAAGTTGGTATTGGTGGAGGTTCTATTTGTATCACTCGTGAACAAAAAGGAATTGGTCGTGGACAAGCAACTGCTACAGTAGATGTAGCAAAAGCTAGAGATACATATTATCAAGAAACAGGAATCTATATTCCTATTTGTAGTGATGGTGGTATTGTTCATGATTATCATATGACTTTAGCACTTGCAATGGGATCTGATTTTATTATGTTAGGTAGATATTTCTCAAGATTTGATGAATCACCAACAAATAAAGTAAGCATCAATGGTCAATATATGAAAGAATACTGGGGTGAAGGTAGTGCTCGTGCTCGTAACTGGCAACGTTATGATATGGGTGGAGATTCTAAGCTTTCTTTTGAAGAAGGAGTAGACTCTTATGTACCTTATGCTGGTAGTTTAAAAGATAATGTTGGTTTAACGTTAAGTAAAATTAAATCAACTATGTGTAATTGTGGTTCTTTATCAATTCCTGAATTCCAACAAAAAGCTAAAATTACTTTAGTTTCTTCTACAAGTATTGTAGAAGGTGGAGCACATGATGTTGTTTTAAAAGAATCAACAAATTCTTCTACAGTAAAATAA
- a CDS encoding YlbF family regulator encodes MSSLELAALLNQELLDNPTIKAFQEYQSSINNNQELIALESKIKAYQKAIVNLKARKDDNATRIIEEYKQTMDEFNHHPLLVNYLYLKEEVDYLLQNINVQINGQLLDNDLTK; translated from the coding sequence TTGAGTAGCTTAGAATTAGCAGCTCTATTAAACCAAGAGTTATTAGACAATCCTACAATCAAAGCTTTTCAAGAATACCAATCTTCCATCAATAACAATCAAGAACTAATAGCCTTAGAATCTAAAATAAAAGCATATCAAAAAGCTATTGTTAATCTGAAAGCAAGAAAAGATGATAATGCAACACGTATCATTGAAGAATATAAACAAACAATGGATGAATTTAATCATCATCCTTTACTTGTTAACTATTTATACTTAAAAGAAGAAGTAGATTATCTGTTGCAAAATATAAATGTACAAATAAATGGACAATTATTAGATAATGACTTGACTAAATGA
- a CDS encoding stage V sporulation protein S gives MEIMKVSSSSSPTSVAGALSSMIRSKEEISIQVIGAAALNQAIKAIAIARGYVVSTGIEIACVPAFHDLVIEDKIVTAIRLKIVIL, from the coding sequence ATGGAAATAATGAAAGTATCATCATCGTCATCACCAACTAGTGTTGCTGGAGCATTATCTAGTATGATTCGTAGTAAAGAAGAAATTAGTATTCAAGTGATTGGAGCAGCTGCTTTAAATCAGGCAATAAAGGCAATTGCTATTGCAAGAGGATATGTGGTTTCAACAGGGATAGAAATAGCCTGTGTACCAGCTTTTCATGATTTAGTAATAGAGGATAAGATTGTGACGGCTATACGATTAAAAATCGTTATTCTGTAG
- a CDS encoding spore coat protein CotJB, whose protein sequence is MVSKKDMLQDIMMLDFAISDITLFLDTHPNDKEAYKYYQEAVERYQKAYDLYTSNYGCLNNRSIDDKNYDYINGPWPWEVEA, encoded by the coding sequence ATGGTAAGTAAAAAAGATATGTTACAAGATATTATGATGTTAGATTTTGCTATTAGTGATATTACGTTATTTTTAGATACTCATCCAAATGATAAGGAAGCATATAAATACTATCAAGAAGCAGTCGAAAGATATCAAAAAGCTTATGATTTGTATACTAGTAATTATGGTTGTTTAAACAATCGTAGTATTGATGACAAAAACTATGATTATATTAATGGTCCTTGGCCTTGGGAGGTAGAAGCATAA